The genomic DNA TCGGCATGGAGGGACCTGTCTCGGAGGCCGAGCTGCGACGGGTGGAGGACTTCTACCGAGGCCACGGCGTGGGCCCGGCGGTGGAATTGTGTCCACTGGCGCACCCCTCGTTGATGGAACTGCTCGCCGCTCGCGGCTACCGCGCGCGGCGCTTCCTCCAGGTCGGCTTCTTGCCGCTGGGTCCAGAAGCCCTCAAGCAACCCTCCCCGCCTCCGGGGTTCGAGGTGTCGAGCGCGGGCGAGGACGAGGTGGAGACCTGGGTGCGCACGATCGCCGCTGGCATCGGAGAGCGGGACGACGAGCCACCCGACTCCATCTCGTCCACGGTCGCGCGCGTCGCCTCGAGGTTCGAGGGCGTGCGCCTCTACCTCGCGCGACTCGAGGGCGAAGTGGTGGCGGCCGCGGGCCTGCGCGTGCGCGACGGCGTCGCCACCGTTTTCTCGGCCGCCACCCGGGTGGCGTTCCGAGGACGCGGCGCGCAGACGGCACTCATCCAGGCCCGTCTGAGGGACGCTCTCGCGCTCGGATGCGACCTGGCCCTGGTCATCACCTCACCCGAGGGAGGCTCGATGGCCAACGAAGCGCGCGCGGGTTTCCGCGTGG from Melittangium boletus DSM 14713 includes the following:
- a CDS encoding GNAT family N-acetyltransferase; amino-acid sequence: MTRPLYANLALARRLERVDALHLADYARGFARLFPDSGAEVLEVAGGIASFSRVDVPINRATALGMEGPVSEAELRRVEDFYRGHGVGPAVELCPLAHPSLMELLAARGYRARRFLQVGFLPLGPEALKQPSPPPGFEVSSAGEDEVETWVRTIAAGIGERDDEPPDSISSTVARVASRFEGVRLYLARLEGEVVAAAGLRVRDGVATVFSAATRVAFRGRGAQTALIQARLRDALALGCDLALVITSPEGGSMANEARAGFRVGYTRVLMDLER